One Fimbriimonadaceae bacterium genomic window, AGCTTCGATCCCGGAGCGATCATCAACGAAGCCAACCGCCGTTTTCCGTTAAGCCAGGACGGCGAGTATTTTACTCTGTGGGTGGGCCGCCTCGATCTCACGTCATATGAATTGTCGTATGCCACGGCGGGCCATAGCGGCGCATTTCTGCATGCCGCCAACGGTGACTCCCGATGGCTGGCCTCCGCGAGCCTGCCGTTGGGATTCGATCCAGCCTCGACCTTCGAAAGCGCCCGCACACAATTACAACCGCACGACCGCCTCTACCTGTTAAGCGACGGTATTTACGAAGCGCCGTCGACGACCGGCGAACTCTGGGGCAGGCCTCGCCTGCAAGCCACACTCGAAGAGCATCGCACCGCCGGCCTGGTTCACAGCATTACGGAAACCATGGCCATCGCCCACCAATGGCTGGGCGGAGACATCTTTCCCGATGATGTCGCGCTGCTCGGGCTGGAAATCCAAGACCGGTCGACCGCGCACGAGGGGAGGAGCTAGTGGAATCTCAATCGATCATGGACCTGACCGCCGCGCTCGATCGGTTGGACGGGGACCAGGAACTGTTTGTCACGCTGGCCGAGCTGTTCGTCGAACGGACTCCGCCGGCGCTCGCCGCCATTCAGGCGGCGACGACCGCAGGCGATCTCCCGACTCTGATCAAGGAAGCCCACAAGTTGAAGGGGTCGGCCATGGAGTTCTGTGCCAAACCGACGGTGGCCTCCGCAGCCCACCTCGAAGAAGCCGCGCGCAAGGCCGCCGTACAGGAACTTGCCGCACTGGTCGAACAGGTGCAGGCAGAAGCGGGACGCCTCACGGCGGCGCTGGCGACAATCATCGAAAAAGGATTTCCGACATGAGCGTGCCGGAGTCCTTCCGCACCCTCTTGGCCGTCGTCCCCGATTCCGAGGTCTTGGCCCTCATCCTGGAACAGGCACAGGCTCGCGACATCTCTGTCGTCACCGCTCCGGACCCGAAGGCGGCGCTGGCCATGGTGGAGATGGCATTACCCGAGCTCGTCATCACCGACCTGTTCTTACCGGAACGCAGCGGGCTCTTGCTCGTTCAGCACATGCGAACACGATGTGCCACCACGGCAATTGTCGCTTCGGCCGACACCGCGGATGAGGGGACGGTCCTCGAGGCCATGCGTGCCGGCGCCACAGACTACGTTCCTCGACCGACCGGTGCCAAGGAAATCGGACTGGCGTTGGATCGAGCGATCCAACGGCAACCCCGCCCGGTGGAGGCGATACCGGGCATCGAGCAACTGGACTACCGTCTGACCATCGGCACCGATCCCCACCACGTCGAAGCCTGCGTGACCTGGTTGATCGAGCAAACAGCCAATAAGCTCCCGGAATCCCAGCGACTGCACCTCCGGGCCACGCTGATCGAACTCATCGTCAACGCCGTGGAACATGGCAGCCTGGAAATCCAGTATCACGAGAAACACCAGGCGCTCAGCACCGACCGATTCGATGCCTTGATCGAGGCGCGCCGGCGTGACCCGCGTTTCGCCGAACGTCGCGTGGTCGTTCGGGCCGGGCACGACCTCCGCCGCCGCCGACTCCACTACGCGATTGCGGATGAGGGGAACGGGTTCACCTGGGACCGCTTTCTCACGAAGAGCGACCAGCCCTGCGACAGCCGTGACGCCAATGGACGCGGGGTCTTTCTCGCCAAGGCGTTCTTCCCCGATTTGACCTATAACGAACGCGGCACGCAGGTGACCTTCTCCGTACCGCTGCCGTAAGCACCGCCGCTCGCTGACTTGACGCGTCTCCGCCCCGCAGTTTATCTTTCACCCCCTGAGACCCGCGATTCACCCCGATTCACCATGAGGCTCCGCATGATTCGTCCCGCTCACCTCGTGCTCTCCTGTGTCCTCCTGTCTGTCTTGACCGGTTGCGTCGGCGCGGAGTGGGTCCATCCGACGCGCCCGAAAGACCAGTACGCCCAGGACTACAACAAGTGTCAGGCCGACACCCTTCGCGATCCCAAGCTACAGCAGGGCATCCAACTGCTGATCATTCAAGCCACGGAACGGTGTCTACAGAAACAAGGGTGGAGGCTCGTCGAAAAAGAGTAACCGTTCCTCGCGTCGCTCTTGCCACCCGCCGACCACGTCCTCACACACTCTCCCTGCCCATGGCGATCCGTCTTGTCCGTCCTCACCGTCCTTTTTGTTGACGACTCGCCCGAGGTCCGCTATGTAATGAGGAGAGCCAGACCGCCATCGCAATACCATAACTGGAAGCCTACCCATGAAGCGTATTGACCTGATCGCCGGAGCACGACCGAATTTCATGAAAATCGCGCCGATCATCGACGCATTGCATGCCGCACAAAAGCGAGGCGGGGACGCCCTGCGCTACCGACTGATTCACACCGGCCAGCATTACGACAAGGCCATGTCGGGCAGTTTCTTCGAGGAACTGGGCATTCCCGATCCCGACATTAACCTGGAGGTGGGGTCGGGGACCCAGGCCGAGCAGACCGCTGGCATCATGGTGGGCTATGAAAAGGTGCTGGCGAAAGACACGAGCGATCTCTGCCTGGTGGTGGGGGATGTGACCTCGACCATGGCCTGTTCGATCGTGGCTCGAAAAATGGGCATACCGGTCGCCCATGTCGAAGGCGGCATCCGCTCACACGACTGGACCATGCCGGAAGAGATCAATCGCGTGGTGACCGACTCGATCACCAATTGGTTTTTCACCACCAGCGATACGGCCAACGACAACTTGCGCCGGGCCGGTGTCCCCGAGGACCGTATCTTTTTCGTGGGCAACACCATGATCGACACCTTGCTCAAGCACGAGGGACGGTTGCGGCCCCCGGCCTGCTGGACAACCCTCGCGCTGAAACCGCAGCAGTACTGCGTGGTGACGCTGCATCGCCCGGCGAACGTGGACGGTGAGCACAAGTTGCTCGCCCTATTACAGGCCATTGCGGACGGCACGCAGGGCCTGCCGGTCGTCTTTCCCGTGCACCCGCGTACCGCCAAAAATCTTCGTGAAGCGGGCCAGGCACTCCCGTCGATGCACTACGTCGATCCGTTGGGCTATCTCGAGTTTAACTACCTCGTGAAACATGCCCGTGGCGTCATTACCGATTCGGGCGGAATCACGGAAGAAACGACCGTGCTGGGCGTGCCCTGCTTGACCTTGCGCGACAACACCGAGCGACCCGAGACCGTGACGATCGGCACCAACGAACTCATCGGTACCGACCCCGGCAAACTTCCGCCAGCCTTAACGCGCTTGATGGCCGGGCAGTGGAAGAAGGGCGCGATTCCACCGAAATGGGACGGGAAAGCAGCGGAACGAATTGTGAAGCAGCTGGAGAAAGTCCTCGCATGACGGAACAGGAAAGTCCGGTAGCACAGGAAGCAACACGGACTCTCGACCTCAGTGTCTCTCCCGTGTGTCGTCATGAATATTAGGTTGCATCCG contains:
- a CDS encoding Hpt domain-containing protein — encoded protein: MDLTAALDRLDGDQELFVTLAELFVERTPPALAAIQAATTAGDLPTLIKEAHKLKGSAMEFCAKPTVASAAHLEEAARKAAVQELAALVEQVQAEAGRLTAALATIIEKGFPT
- a CDS encoding response regulator, encoding MSVPESFRTLLAVVPDSEVLALILEQAQARDISVVTAPDPKAALAMVEMALPELVITDLFLPERSGLLLVQHMRTRCATTAIVASADTADEGTVLEAMRAGATDYVPRPTGAKEIGLALDRAIQRQPRPVEAIPGIEQLDYRLTIGTDPHHVEACVTWLIEQTANKLPESQRLHLRATLIELIVNAVEHGSLEIQYHEKHQALSTDRFDALIEARRRDPRFAERRVVVRAGHDLRRRRLHYAIADEGNGFTWDRFLTKSDQPCDSRDANGRGVFLAKAFFPDLTYNERGTQVTFSVPLP
- the wecB gene encoding UDP-N-acetylglucosamine 2-epimerase (non-hydrolyzing) translates to MKRIDLIAGARPNFMKIAPIIDALHAAQKRGGDALRYRLIHTGQHYDKAMSGSFFEELGIPDPDINLEVGSGTQAEQTAGIMVGYEKVLAKDTSDLCLVVGDVTSTMACSIVARKMGIPVAHVEGGIRSHDWTMPEEINRVVTDSITNWFFTTSDTANDNLRRAGVPEDRIFFVGNTMIDTLLKHEGRLRPPACWTTLALKPQQYCVVTLHRPANVDGEHKLLALLQAIADGTQGLPVVFPVHPRTAKNLREAGQALPSMHYVDPLGYLEFNYLVKHARGVITDSGGITEETTVLGVPCLTLRDNTERPETVTIGTNELIGTDPGKLPPALTRLMAGQWKKGAIPPKWDGKAAERIVKQLEKVLA